In the genome of Peptococcaceae bacterium, the window CAACACGTAACTGCCTTAAAGATTTAAATCTTGAATTTGTTATTGAGACCCTTGAACGTGACTGCATATATCTGTAATGCTGTCGAGTGATATTAATTGTACAAAGGGATGTGTATAGGCTATGTTTATTAAAGTAAGCGCCCAAAAATGTGTGGGGTGCCGGATTTGCGAGCTAAGCTGTTCCTTTGAATTGAACAGAGAATTCAATCCGATTAATTCCAAGGTGCGTATTTATTTTAAAGACAGTGGGGAAGTCGAAGTGCGCATAAATAAAGAATGCACATGCCTACCGCACGGCTTGCCGCTTTGTATACAGTTGTGTCCCACAAGCGCCATTCAACTACAGTGATTTATTCTTTTTTCTCCGGGGCCTTTTGCTAATACTTCACAAATTCGTTAAATTTGTTAATAATAAAAGCAGAAAAACTAAACCGGGCAGCTGTATTATTGCCGGAAAAGGAGTGTAACGGTTGGCTGGCAATAAATATTTTGAAGATATCAGTAACAACCTGTCGCTAAAAGACAAAGTATATAATGCAATAAAAACCCAGATTATCAGGGGCAATTTACAACCTGGCCAGAGGTTAGCTGAAGAGGAAATATCAAAAGAAATGAATATAAGCAGGGCTCCGATTAGAGAAGCTCTAAACAAACTTGAAAAAGAAGGATTTATAAAAATTTTCCCGCGGAAAGGCACGATTGTCTCCCCCATTACCAAGAATGATATATATAACATATGGGAAATGAGGAAGATATTAGAACCTTATGCAGCAAAAAAATCGATCAATAAGTTCCAAAAGGAAGAGTTGAACAGCATTGAAAACCAAATAAGTGAGGTGTTAAGCAATCCTAGCGATTTTGCACGCTATATGGACTCCGATTTAAAGCTTCACGAACTATTATATAAATACTTAACTAACCACCTGCTAAAAGACACATTAACTATGGTAAAAGAGCATTCACTAAGGTTGCGTTATTATGCGGAAAAGAAATCATCAACGCCGGAGGGGGTTATCATACAGAATTGCAAGGAGCACCTAGAAATAGTTAAGGCTCTTAAGGCTGGGGAAGAGGAAATTGTTTACAATACGGTACTCATGCACGTATTAAATGGTGCAAAGAGGACAATGGAAGCTTTAAATGAAGATATTATATAAGCATATAAGCATACTTCGCGCATACTTCGCGCCCATCAGCGGCAAAACCGCTCGTTTGATGCCGGACAAGAAAAGAAACTTGCCAGCTTTAAAAGCACCTATTAGTCGGCCAAAACTTAAGCTTGGCTCACGGGCAGAAAACACGATGGACAAGTTCAGCATAATTAATACTTGGACGTTTTCCTGCGGGGCCCCGCATGGGGAAGTCCAGCAGCAGTTTTTGCTTTCTTCCTTGAATCCAAAGCCATTATCAGCAGAATCATCGGCAAAACGACCCGTTTGAGGCCAGTAAAGAAAAGAAACAATGCCGCCGGCCAAAAAGTACTAAAATCAACAAATAACGCCGGGTCAGGGTGGTGCAAGAGCCAGGGCTTCCAAAACACCCACCATATCCCGGCCAGAATTGGTGTAACCCAAAACGGGAATATATGAAAAGAAATATACATCGTTGCTGCGATAAAAATTATTCCTAAGGTGGACATCACGGCAT includes:
- a CDS encoding GntR family transcriptional regulator, whose protein sequence is MAGNKYFEDISNNLSLKDKVYNAIKTQIIRGNLQPGQRLAEEEISKEMNISRAPIREALNKLEKEGFIKIFPRKGTIVSPITKNDIYNIWEMRKILEPYAAKKSINKFQKEELNSIENQISEVLSNPSDFARYMDSDLKLHELLYKYLTNHLLKDTLTMVKEHSLRLRYYAEKKSSTPEGVIIQNCKEHLEIVKALKAGEEEIVYNTVLMHVLNGAKRTMEALNEDII